One stretch of Corynebacterium imitans DNA includes these proteins:
- a CDS encoding ParA family protein: protein MADDALFDASEQKTFLTGRPYREFPEPAPLDKHGPATVLSMVNQKGGVGKTTSTINLGACLAEQGRKVLLVDLDPQGALSAGLGVSHDEEQVTVYDLLFDNTASIHAAIKHSNVSGLDLVPANIDLSAAEIQLVNEVGREHTLARALRPVRNEYDIIIIDCGPSLGLLTVNALACSHGVIIPMECEYFSLRGLALLTDTVEKVRDRINFDLDIVGILVTMFDRRTTHAREVMDRVVEVFGERVFDTVITRTVRFPETSVAGEPIITWAPRSQGAEQYRNLARELLERTERGTA, encoded by the coding sequence ATGGCAGATGACGCACTGTTCGATGCCTCCGAGCAGAAAACCTTCCTCACGGGACGCCCCTACCGCGAGTTCCCCGAGCCGGCACCGCTGGACAAACACGGCCCGGCCACCGTGCTGTCGATGGTGAACCAGAAGGGTGGCGTGGGCAAGACGACGTCGACGATCAACCTCGGCGCCTGCCTGGCGGAGCAGGGCAGGAAAGTCCTCCTGGTTGACTTAGACCCCCAGGGCGCGCTGTCTGCCGGGCTGGGCGTTTCCCACGACGAGGAGCAGGTGACGGTCTACGACCTGCTCTTTGACAACACGGCGAGCATCCACGCCGCGATCAAGCACTCGAACGTCAGCGGTCTCGATCTGGTGCCCGCCAACATTGACCTGTCGGCAGCGGAAATCCAGCTGGTCAACGAGGTCGGGCGCGAGCACACCCTGGCCCGAGCGCTGCGCCCGGTGCGCAACGAGTACGACATCATCATTATTGACTGCGGGCCGTCTCTCGGCCTGCTCACCGTCAACGCGCTCGCCTGCTCCCACGGCGTGATCATCCCGATGGAGTGCGAGTACTTCTCGCTGCGCGGTCTCGCCCTGCTCACCGACACCGTGGAGAAGGTGCGCGACCGGATCAACTTCGACCTGGACATCGTGGGCATCCTGGTCACCATGTTCGACCGTCGCACCACGCACGCGCGCGAGGTGATGGACCGCGTGGTGGAGGTCTTCGGCGAGCGAGTCTTTGACACCGTAATTACCCGCACCGTGCGTTTCCCGGAGACCTCGGTGGCCGGCGAGCCGATCATCACCTGGGCACCACGTTCGCAGGGCGCGGAGCAATACCGCAACCTTGCGCGCGAGCTGCTCGAGCGCACCGAGCGGGGCACGGCGTAG
- a CDS encoding segregation and condensation protein A, with the protein MADPAGGGPQGQVGEQPEITGFRLVLNNFEGPFDLLLNLISSKKLDVTEVALAEVTDEFIAYTRALGETANLDEITEFILVAATLLDLKAARLVPRGEDEEIEDIELLESRDLLFARLLQYRAYQQVADQFAEWQKHAQRRYPRAVSMEPQFADLLPPVNLGHTPASFAQLAASVFRPKPPEEVGVDHLHAVEVSVPEQAGRILDTLKVVGASQWLSFASLTKDCALSMEIVGRFLALLELYKARAVETKQEEALGPLEVSWTGLEVDPAVVAASNWA; encoded by the coding sequence GTGGCTGATCCTGCAGGTGGCGGCCCCCAGGGCCAGGTAGGCGAGCAGCCGGAGATTACCGGGTTCCGGCTTGTCCTCAACAACTTCGAGGGCCCCTTCGACCTGCTTTTAAACCTGATTAGCTCGAAGAAGCTCGACGTGACCGAGGTTGCGCTCGCCGAAGTGACCGACGAGTTCATCGCGTACACTCGCGCGCTTGGCGAGACCGCGAACCTCGACGAGATCACCGAGTTCATCCTGGTCGCGGCCACTTTGCTCGACCTCAAAGCCGCGCGCCTTGTGCCCCGCGGCGAGGATGAGGAGATCGAGGACATCGAGCTGTTGGAGTCCCGAGACCTGCTCTTCGCCCGCCTTCTGCAGTACCGCGCCTACCAGCAGGTGGCTGATCAGTTCGCCGAGTGGCAGAAGCACGCGCAGCGACGATACCCGCGCGCTGTCTCCATGGAGCCGCAGTTCGCGGACCTGCTGCCGCCGGTCAACCTCGGGCACACCCCGGCGAGCTTTGCGCAGCTGGCCGCCAGCGTGTTCCGCCCCAAGCCGCCGGAAGAGGTCGGCGTGGACCACCTGCATGCGGTGGAGGTGTCGGTCCCGGAGCAGGCCGGTCGCATCCTGGACACGCTCAAGGTAGTGGGGGCGAGCCAGTGGCTTAGCTTCGCGTCGCTGACGAAGGACTGTGCGCTGTCGATGGAGATCGTCGGCCGCTTCCTCGCGCTGCTCGAGCTCTACAAGGCGCGCGCGGTGGAGACGAAGCAGGAGGAAGCGCTCGGCCCACTGGAGGTGTCCTGGACCGGGCTCGAGGTGGACCCGGCCGTCGTTGCGGCGAGCAACTGGGCGTGA
- the scpB gene encoding SMC-Scp complex subunit ScpB has translation MDMPMVSQLRSRVESILLVVDTPVEAEAVAGVLGATREDVDAVLREWAAELDARGSGIDLRETQEGWRLYTRPQNAEVVEAFVLDGTQSKLSRAALETLAVVAYRQPVTRAQVAGVRGVNVDGVMRTLTLRGLIAEVDPDEATGAHRYVTTELFLELLGIDSLSRLPDLAPLLPEVDAIEDAW, from the coding sequence ATGGATATGCCGATGGTTTCCCAGCTGCGCTCGCGTGTGGAGTCGATTCTGCTGGTCGTGGACACGCCGGTGGAGGCGGAGGCCGTCGCGGGTGTGCTGGGCGCGACGCGCGAGGACGTTGATGCGGTCTTGCGCGAGTGGGCGGCGGAGCTGGACGCGCGTGGCAGCGGGATCGACCTGCGGGAGACTCAGGAGGGGTGGCGGCTGTACACGCGCCCGCAGAACGCAGAGGTGGTCGAGGCGTTTGTGCTGGATGGCACGCAGTCCAAGCTCAGCCGCGCGGCGCTGGAGACGCTCGCGGTGGTGGCGTACCGCCAGCCGGTGACGCGCGCGCAGGTCGCCGGGGTGCGCGGCGTGAACGTGGACGGCGTGATGCGCACGCTGACGCTGCGCGGGCTGATCGCGGAGGTGGACCCGGACGAGGCGACGGGCGCGCACCGCTACGTCACCACCGAGCTGTTCCTGGAGCTGCTGGGGATCGACTCGCTGTCGCGGCTGCCGGACCTCGCGCCCTTGCTGCCTGAGGTCGACGCGATCGAGGACGCGTGGTAG
- a CDS encoding pseudouridine synthase, with protein MTPPARRDGTPDTGKDEPFYPSYAKPAKKQNVRLDKRRENAKKHEPHPLEDNWWDDDETKARKQKTDGIRLQKVLAQAGVASRRHAEVMIDQGRVEVNGKIIAVQGTRVNPNVDIIRVDGTRINVNEEMEYFAFNKPRGVQTTMQDEFDRTSVGSYLSERTASGQRLFHVGRLDADTEGLLLLTNDGELANRLTHPKYNVSKTYLATVLGEAKGGLVKKLKEGVVLDDGTAKADYAQIVDVHNGQSLIRVELHEGRKHIVRRMLKECGFPVQRLVRTKVHTVQLGDMKPGAMRALNSSELASLYKAVQM; from the coding sequence ATGACTCCTCCCGCTCGCCGAGACGGCACACCGGACACGGGGAAGGATGAGCCGTTCTACCCTTCCTACGCAAAGCCGGCGAAGAAGCAGAATGTGCGCCTGGACAAACGGCGCGAAAACGCGAAGAAGCATGAGCCCCACCCGTTGGAAGACAATTGGTGGGACGACGATGAGACGAAAGCCCGGAAGCAGAAGACGGATGGGATCCGGCTGCAGAAGGTGCTGGCTCAGGCGGGTGTGGCGTCGCGTCGTCACGCGGAGGTGATGATCGACCAGGGTCGCGTCGAGGTCAACGGCAAGATCATCGCGGTGCAGGGCACGCGCGTGAACCCGAACGTGGACATCATCCGCGTCGACGGCACCCGCATCAATGTCAACGAGGAGATGGAATACTTCGCGTTTAATAAGCCGCGCGGAGTGCAGACCACAATGCAGGACGAGTTCGACCGCACCTCTGTCGGCTCCTACCTGTCGGAGCGTACGGCTTCCGGCCAGCGCCTCTTCCACGTGGGCCGCCTTGATGCGGACACCGAAGGCCTGCTGCTTCTGACCAACGACGGGGAGCTGGCCAACCGGCTGACCCACCCGAAGTACAACGTGTCCAAGACCTACCTGGCCACCGTGCTGGGTGAGGCGAAGGGCGGCCTGGTCAAGAAGCTGAAAGAGGGCGTCGTGCTTGACGACGGCACGGCGAAGGCCGACTATGCGCAGATCGTCGACGTACACAACGGCCAGTCCTTGATCCGCGTCGAGCTGCACGAGGGCCGCAAGCACATCGTGCGCCGCATGCTCAAAGAGTGCGGCTTCCCGGTCCAGCGCCTGGTGCGCACCAAGGTGCACACCGTGCAGCTGGGCGACATGAAGCCGGGCGCGATGCGCGCGCTGAACTCCTCCGAGCTGGCTTCGCTGTACAAGGCGGTGCAGATGTAA
- the cmk gene encoding (d)CMP kinase, which yields MGTAQISNMPDGGLILAVDGPSGTGKSTTCRALAKRLDAKYVDTGAMYRVATLAVLRAGVDPTDTQAVIEATKDLPLEVSDDPDAKEVLLAGEDVSGEIRGPEVTRNVSAVSAIPEVRVNLVELQRKLAREAHRAIVEGRDIGTVVLADAPAKAFMTASAEVRAQRRYDQDVAAGRDADFETVLADVQRRDELDSSRATSPLRPADDAEVIDTSAMAPDEVLSALIGLIERSAQ from the coding sequence ATGGGTACCGCACAGATTTCTAACATGCCTGACGGCGGGCTCATCCTGGCTGTCGACGGGCCGTCCGGCACCGGCAAGTCCACCACCTGCCGCGCGCTGGCGAAGCGCTTGGACGCAAAGTACGTGGATACCGGCGCGATGTACCGGGTGGCAACACTCGCGGTGCTGCGCGCGGGCGTCGACCCGACGGATACGCAGGCCGTGATCGAGGCGACGAAGGATCTGCCGCTCGAAGTCTCCGATGACCCGGACGCGAAAGAGGTCCTGCTGGCAGGCGAGGACGTCTCCGGCGAGATCCGCGGCCCGGAGGTCACCCGGAACGTGTCTGCGGTCTCGGCGATCCCCGAAGTGCGCGTGAACCTGGTCGAGCTGCAGCGCAAGCTCGCCCGCGAGGCGCACCGCGCGATCGTGGAGGGCCGCGACATTGGCACTGTGGTGCTTGCCGACGCCCCCGCGAAGGCCTTCATGACGGCGTCGGCCGAAGTACGCGCCCAGCGCCGCTACGACCAGGACGTCGCCGCAGGCCGCGACGCCGACTTCGAAACGGTGCTGGCGGATGTGCAGCGCCGCGACGAGCTGGACTCTTCCCGCGCGACCAGCCCGCTGCGTCCGGCCGATGACGCGGAAGTGATTGATACCTCAGCAATGGCCCCCGACGAGGTGCTTAGCGCCCTCATTGGATTGATTGAAAGGAGCGCGCAGTGA
- the der gene encoding ribosome biogenesis GTPase Der: protein MDASGYEELSPEDVGADDAEFYDADFDTNDFSDADFAEYTDEDWAEIEESFGIMRPDVVEENLPTVAIVGRPNVGKSSLVNRFIGRREAVVEDHPGVTRDRVSYLADWGGRRFWVQDTGGWDPNARGIHGAIARQAEAAMETADVIVMVVDAQTAITETDAVMARNLQRSPVPVILVANKFESESQWGDAAEFYGLGLGDLWPVSALHGRGGADVLDEILRLFPDEPRAKPSITDGPRRVALVGRPNVGKSSLLNKLAKSHRSVVDNVAGTTVDPVDEMIQLDEHMWKFIDTAGLRKKVKNAQGHEYYASLRTRGTIDAAEVCVVLIDASEEISEQDQRVISMVLEAGKAMVICFNKWDLMEEDRRYYFDREFDEMMGHLPWVTKLNISAETGRGLHRLEKAMTEALENWDKRISTGQLNNWLREAIAANPPPMKNNRLPKLLFATMATTRPPTIVLFTTGFLDGGYRRYLERKFRETFGYHGTPVRIAVRVRERNPRRRK, encoded by the coding sequence ATCGACGCCTCCGGCTACGAGGAGCTGAGCCCCGAAGACGTTGGGGCCGATGACGCCGAGTTCTACGACGCCGACTTTGACACCAACGACTTTTCAGATGCCGACTTCGCCGAATACACCGACGAAGATTGGGCCGAGATCGAAGAGTCCTTCGGCATCATGCGCCCGGACGTGGTGGAGGAGAACCTGCCCACGGTAGCGATCGTGGGGCGCCCGAACGTGGGCAAGTCGAGCCTGGTCAACAGGTTCATCGGTCGTAGGGAAGCCGTGGTGGAAGACCACCCCGGTGTGACGCGTGACCGGGTCAGCTACCTCGCAGACTGGGGCGGGCGTCGCTTCTGGGTGCAGGATACCGGTGGGTGGGACCCTAACGCCCGCGGCATCCACGGCGCGATCGCGCGCCAAGCAGAGGCCGCGATGGAGACCGCCGATGTGATCGTGATGGTGGTCGACGCACAGACCGCGATCACCGAGACGGACGCGGTGATGGCGCGCAACCTGCAGCGCTCGCCGGTACCGGTGATCCTGGTGGCGAACAAGTTCGAGTCTGAGTCCCAATGGGGCGACGCCGCCGAGTTCTACGGGCTCGGCCTGGGCGATCTGTGGCCGGTCTCGGCGCTGCACGGCCGCGGCGGCGCGGACGTGCTCGACGAGATTCTGCGACTGTTCCCGGACGAGCCGCGCGCCAAGCCCTCCATCACGGATGGTCCACGCCGCGTCGCGCTGGTCGGCCGCCCGAACGTGGGCAAGTCGAGCCTGTTGAACAAGCTGGCCAAGTCGCACCGCTCGGTGGTGGACAACGTTGCTGGCACCACGGTGGATCCGGTGGACGAGATGATCCAGCTGGATGAGCACATGTGGAAGTTCATTGACACCGCTGGCTTGCGCAAGAAGGTCAAGAACGCCCAGGGCCACGAGTACTACGCGAGCCTGCGCACCCGCGGCACGATCGATGCGGCCGAGGTGTGCGTGGTGCTGATCGACGCCTCCGAGGAGATCTCGGAGCAGGACCAGCGCGTCATCTCCATGGTGCTCGAAGCGGGCAAGGCGATGGTGATCTGCTTTAACAAGTGGGACCTGATGGAGGAAGATCGCCGGTACTACTTTGACCGCGAGTTCGACGAGATGATGGGCCACCTGCCGTGGGTGACCAAGCTGAACATCTCCGCAGAAACCGGCCGCGGCCTGCACCGCCTGGAAAAGGCGATGACGGAGGCGCTGGAGAACTGGGACAAGCGTATCTCCACCGGTCAGCTGAACAACTGGCTGCGCGAGGCGATCGCTGCCAACCCGCCGCCGATGAAGAACAACCGGCTGCCCAAGCTGCTGTTCGCCACCATGGCAACCACCCGCCCGCCGACAATTGTGCTGTTTACCACCGGTTTCTTGGACGGCGGCTACCGCCGCTACCTGGAGCGCAAGTTCCGCGAGACCTTCGGCTACCACGGCACGCCGGTGCGCATCGCGGTGCGCGTGCGTGAGCGGAACCCGCGGCGTCGCAAATAG
- a CDS encoding class I SAM-dependent methyltransferase, whose translation MKPSGKQQPAFRDEQHRTSSARAFSDGATLYHAVRPSYPPAVTKLLGTLPRRAGGARIVDVGAGTGKLTKLLAENTDQHVFACDPSADMTRVLREHLPEVPVWRATAEATALADAAVDAVTCAQTWHWVDTTAASAEAARVTSEGGKLLLCWNTLAVNHPWVLRLSRIMHSGDVQRAGFYPQVARPWVLEGELRETWAQIVTTDECFDLMASRSYWLRANTKTREKMVANLDWYLHDRLGFERGQRIPLPYRVDAFVYGKRD comes from the coding sequence ATGAAGCCCAGTGGAAAGCAGCAGCCAGCCTTCCGCGATGAGCAGCATCGCACCAGCTCAGCACGCGCTTTTAGCGACGGGGCGACGCTCTACCACGCGGTGCGTCCCTCCTACCCGCCTGCCGTGACCAAGCTTTTGGGCACGCTCCCACGGCGAGCCGGCGGTGCCCGCATCGTGGACGTCGGCGCCGGTACCGGCAAGCTCACCAAGCTGCTCGCGGAAAACACGGATCAGCACGTATTCGCCTGCGACCCGTCGGCCGACATGACCCGCGTGCTGCGTGAACATCTGCCCGAGGTGCCCGTCTGGCGCGCCACTGCAGAGGCCACCGCACTTGCCGACGCCGCCGTCGACGCCGTCACCTGCGCCCAAACCTGGCACTGGGTCGACACTACAGCTGCCAGCGCTGAGGCCGCCCGCGTGACCAGCGAAGGCGGCAAACTGCTGCTGTGCTGGAACACGCTCGCCGTCAACCACCCGTGGGTCTTAAGGCTCAGCCGAATCATGCACTCAGGAGATGTGCAGCGCGCCGGGTTCTACCCGCAAGTCGCGCGCCCCTGGGTACTCGAGGGCGAACTGCGTGAAACCTGGGCGCAGATCGTCACCACCGACGAGTGCTTCGATCTGATGGCCTCCCGCTCCTACTGGTTGCGCGCAAACACGAAGACACGGGAGAAAATGGTGGCCAACCTGGACTGGTATCTCCACGATCGGCTCGGCTTCGAGCGCGGACAGCGCATCCCGCTTCCCTACCGCGTCGACGCGTTCGTATACGGGAAGCGGGATTAG
- a CDS encoding alpha/beta hydrolase family esterase gives MTALRTAGLLAVVGVVLCSAACADAPEPISEIVPSSVRDHVAEVEPWSRPDTHERTIQVGERERSYLLSVPPGAKQRGSLPMIFAFHGYGEDAASIRKYSRLDVADAIVVYLDGVGRAWAPAPYAKTSGGEDLAFVDAVREEVMGEYSVDKARVFATGLSNGGGFATYLGCQRPQDFTAVASVSAAFYHRVSEGCSSIPIKHVDFHGTDDSVMSYSGGERHDTAYESIEAMLEETAQRNHCAPEYVEKPLSETVSELRWDGCDAPLVHYRVTSGPHIWPGGAYDTSETTTRGFATRTQLAFFGVPMR, from the coding sequence ATGACAGCACTGCGCACGGCGGGCCTGCTCGCTGTGGTCGGCGTGGTGCTTTGCAGTGCCGCCTGCGCGGACGCGCCGGAGCCGATCTCGGAAATCGTGCCCTCTTCGGTGCGCGACCACGTCGCTGAAGTGGAGCCGTGGAGCAGACCGGATACGCACGAGCGCACGATCCAGGTCGGAGAACGCGAGCGCAGCTACCTGCTCAGCGTGCCGCCCGGGGCAAAGCAGCGCGGAAGCCTCCCCATGATTTTTGCGTTCCACGGCTATGGGGAAGACGCGGCGTCGATACGCAAATACTCGCGACTAGATGTGGCCGACGCGATCGTGGTCTACCTGGACGGGGTCGGCCGCGCGTGGGCACCCGCGCCGTACGCGAAGACGTCGGGCGGCGAGGATCTGGCGTTTGTCGACGCGGTACGCGAGGAAGTCATGGGCGAGTACTCCGTGGACAAGGCGCGCGTGTTTGCCACGGGCCTGTCCAACGGCGGTGGGTTTGCTACCTACCTGGGCTGCCAGCGCCCGCAGGACTTTACCGCGGTGGCTTCGGTCTCGGCAGCGTTCTACCACCGCGTTTCGGAGGGGTGCTCCTCCATCCCGATCAAGCACGTGGACTTCCACGGCACTGATGATTCGGTGATGAGCTACTCCGGCGGCGAGCGCCACGACACGGCCTACGAGTCAATCGAGGCGATGCTGGAGGAGACGGCGCAGCGCAACCACTGCGCGCCCGAGTACGTGGAAAAGCCGCTCTCAGAGACGGTGTCCGAGCTGCGCTGGGACGGCTGCGACGCGCCCTTGGTGCACTACCGGGTTACCAGCGGACCGCACATTTGGCCCGGCGGTGCCTACGACACCTCGGAGACGACGACCCGCGGGTTCGCCACGCGCACACAGCTCGCGTTCTTCGGCGTGCCGATGCGCTAA
- a CDS encoding diacylglycerol/lipid kinase family protein, whose protein sequence is MQNSPRAAVVVFNPAKIDKNRLRAVVTRHAPSDCRIEWIATTPDDSGEAEAAALRRSDVDVVLVAGGDGTVRQVGTALANSGIALGIVPTGTGNLLARNLRLDLGLEASVSRAFHGEHMLIDVCRAKLSRPDASNERLGFLVMAGVGLDAQMIEYTDEGLKRRIGPLAYISGIARSLRGGNRIKVTYTVDGHRTHATKLHTLIFGNCGELINEIPLLPEARPDDGLLNAVGMAPRGPIGWTKIGLNLVANKVARLRGLNPDPPVVNFADLEYSEGSHVKAFFAAPEIFEVDGDPVGEVTAVEISVDAGALKVCV, encoded by the coding sequence ATGCAGAATTCTCCACGAGCCGCCGTCGTCGTGTTCAATCCTGCCAAGATCGATAAGAATCGCCTCCGCGCGGTGGTCACGCGCCATGCGCCGAGCGACTGCCGGATCGAGTGGATCGCCACAACCCCGGACGACTCGGGCGAGGCTGAGGCAGCCGCGCTGCGCCGCTCCGACGTCGACGTGGTGCTGGTCGCGGGCGGCGACGGCACGGTTCGCCAGGTTGGCACCGCGCTGGCCAACTCTGGGATTGCGCTGGGCATCGTGCCCACCGGCACAGGGAATCTGTTGGCGCGCAACCTTCGCCTGGACTTGGGGCTCGAGGCGTCGGTAAGCAGGGCTTTCCACGGGGAGCATATGCTTATCGATGTCTGCCGCGCCAAACTCTCACGCCCCGACGCCAGCAACGAACGCCTCGGCTTTCTCGTGATGGCCGGAGTCGGCCTGGACGCGCAGATGATCGAGTACACCGACGAGGGCCTCAAACGGCGCATCGGCCCGCTGGCCTACATCTCTGGGATCGCGCGCTCGCTGCGCGGCGGCAACCGGATCAAGGTGACCTACACCGTCGACGGGCATCGCACCCATGCCACCAAACTGCACACCCTGATCTTTGGCAACTGCGGGGAGCTCATCAACGAGATCCCACTGCTTCCCGAAGCCCGCCCCGACGACGGCCTGCTCAACGCCGTCGGCATGGCACCTCGCGGGCCCATCGGGTGGACCAAGATCGGGCTCAACCTCGTGGCAAACAAGGTGGCGCGGCTGCGAGGACTCAACCCCGACCCGCCCGTGGTCAACTTCGCCGACCTGGAGTATTCGGAAGGGAGCCACGTCAAGGCCTTCTTTGCCGCCCCGGAAATCTTCGAAGTCGACGGTGATCCGGTTGGCGAGGTCACCGCAGTAGAGATCTCAGTCGACGCAGGCGCACTGAAGGTGTGCGTGTAG
- a CDS encoding DUF3558 family protein, whose amino-acid sequence MRTTFIGGAGVAACAVLLVGCGATEEIPTVPELQFKSGTLAIEEFSSESVAGNVFDPCTEISAEEYEAAGLNGVRPMESEYEFEDINSCDTNLNEAGQRLTIKAGPISEAGLKKQSENALEYPESIVPGLFTYTNALPGVCFAQVDTERGALTAQMSAQGSGTEDIDRCKIARETIEDIYKAVNTDDEEQ is encoded by the coding sequence GTGCGAACAACTTTCATTGGTGGTGCCGGAGTCGCGGCCTGCGCGGTGCTCCTCGTTGGCTGCGGGGCTACAGAAGAGATCCCAACGGTGCCAGAGCTCCAGTTTAAGAGCGGAACGCTTGCGATTGAGGAGTTCTCCAGCGAGTCGGTGGCTGGAAACGTGTTTGATCCCTGCACTGAGATTTCTGCGGAAGAATACGAGGCGGCAGGCCTTAACGGCGTCAGGCCAATGGAGAGTGAATACGAGTTTGAGGACATCAACTCGTGCGACACGAACCTGAACGAGGCCGGTCAACGGCTCACGATCAAGGCGGGCCCGATCAGTGAAGCAGGGCTGAAGAAACAGTCGGAAAACGCATTGGAATACCCCGAGTCGATCGTGCCCGGGCTGTTTACGTACACCAATGCGTTGCCGGGAGTGTGCTTTGCACAAGTAGATACCGAGCGGGGAGCACTTACAGCGCAGATGTCTGCGCAGGGCAGCGGCACCGAAGACATTGATCGATGCAAGATCGCTCGGGAAACCATCGAGGACATCTACAAGGCCGTCAACACAGATGACGAGGAGCAGTAA
- a CDS encoding DUF3558 domain-containing protein, with product MRHRPFQTMLCAAALVPLLVCCGTAAKEPAPEPEAPPAFHFANGDLVIREFASDAVKGNLFDPCTEITEEEYTQAGIEGVDTFENELGDDQVVKSCTSIEPSADSNRRIEASVLSENSLKASGAKQIDHPQSSVPGLYTVREGAGSCRAQVDTERGAFAIGLWKNDHEGKEDTVCSEAQQEMEKLYEAVSGDE from the coding sequence ATGCGGCACAGGCCTTTCCAAACGATGCTCTGCGCCGCTGCGCTCGTACCGCTTCTGGTCTGCTGCGGGACTGCGGCTAAGGAACCGGCACCTGAGCCGGAGGCACCCCCAGCGTTCCACTTTGCCAACGGCGATCTAGTCATCCGCGAATTCGCCTCCGATGCCGTGAAGGGAAACCTCTTCGACCCCTGCACGGAGATCACCGAGGAAGAGTACACCCAAGCTGGCATCGAAGGCGTGGACACTTTTGAAAATGAACTCGGCGACGACCAAGTTGTAAAGTCGTGCACCTCAATCGAGCCGAGTGCAGACTCGAACCGCCGCATCGAAGCCTCGGTCTTGAGCGAGAATTCACTGAAGGCCTCCGGGGCGAAGCAGATTGACCATCCGCAGTCCAGTGTCCCAGGCCTCTACACAGTGAGAGAAGGTGCCGGATCTTGCCGGGCACAGGTCGACACCGAACGCGGTGCCTTTGCCATCGGTCTATGGAAAAATGACCACGAGGGGAAAGAAGACACTGTGTGCAGTGAAGCACAGCAGGAGATGGAAAAGCTGTACGAGGCAGTCAGCGGCGACGAGTAA
- a CDS encoding DUF3558 family protein: MDKKLSATLSCLAIVGALAGCASDPVEPAAEVAEPEAPAFHFASGTLELGDFDPATLGDDLFDPCTEISADEFAAAGMTGVEAEPSIGSMSGGLGQGCRTDSLEPGVTRMILATRTSSQSVAQAPGYEIKHPESVVPGLYTHQAPEVDPYLCIAQVDTIRGGVGVGATISGLKKNTLDACGIAVQELEELFTTNGDNG, encoded by the coding sequence ATGGACAAGAAGCTCTCAGCGACGTTGAGCTGTCTGGCGATTGTTGGCGCGCTGGCGGGGTGCGCGAGCGATCCGGTTGAGCCAGCTGCGGAAGTGGCGGAGCCTGAAGCGCCGGCGTTCCACTTCGCGAGTGGGACGCTGGAGCTCGGGGACTTCGACCCGGCTACGCTTGGCGACGACCTGTTTGATCCCTGCACCGAGATCTCCGCGGATGAGTTTGCTGCAGCGGGGATGACGGGGGTGGAGGCGGAGCCTTCGATTGGAAGTATGTCGGGTGGACTTGGCCAGGGGTGCCGAACTGACAGCCTCGAGCCTGGGGTTACGCGCATGATCCTTGCCACGCGGACTTCATCACAATCTGTGGCACAAGCGCCCGGTTATGAGATAAAACATCCTGAATCCGTGGTGCCAGGCCTGTACACTCACCAGGCCCCAGAGGTTGATCCGTACTTGTGTATCGCACAGGTCGATACGATACGTGGAGGAGTTGGAGTGGGGGCCACTATCAGTGGTTTAAAGAAGAACACTCTCGATGCGTGTGGAATTGCCGTACAAGAACTGGAAGAGCTGTTTACTACAAACGGGGACAATGGTTAG